One Chloroflexota bacterium DNA segment encodes these proteins:
- a CDS encoding GyrI-like domain-containing protein, whose translation MEVTLKDVQAQPVLYVRTRTSLDRLPQVIGESYHKIANYMQGLGEKPAGVPYTAYHNLDTRDMDVEMCFPVSNPLPGREEIKGGELAAGRVAAAMYKGPYAAMEAIYSEIFRWLAERGHQAKGVYYEYYYNSPQDVPESELLTEIVIPLK comes from the coding sequence ATGGAAGTGACCCTGAAAGACGTGCAGGCACAGCCCGTTCTGTACGTAAGGACCAGAACGAGCCTCGACAGGCTACCTCAGGTCATTGGGGAAAGCTACCACAAGATAGCCAACTACATGCAAGGCCTGGGTGAGAAACCAGCAGGTGTGCCTTACACTGCCTACCACAACCTCGATACGAGGGACATGGATGTGGAGATGTGCTTCCCGGTTTCGAATCCTCTGCCGGGACGAGAAGAGATCAAAGGCGGTGAGTTGGCGGCCGGGCGCGTGGCCGCTGCCATGTACAAGGGCCCGTACGCGGCGATGGAAGCTATCTATAGTGAGATCTTCAGATGGCTTGCCGAAAGAGGTCATCAAGCGAAGGGTGTCTACTATGAGTACTACTACAATTCGCCCCAGGACGTGCCGGAAAGCGAGCTTCTGACAGAAATCGTAATACCGCTAAAATAG